From one Amycolatopsis sp. FDAARGOS 1241 genomic stretch:
- the rfbD gene encoding dTDP-4-dehydrorhamnose reductase, with the protein MRLALLVPGGSGQLGRDLAALAGPELEVVAPASAELDVRSAGSVVVAVDALVSRAAASGAVPIVVNASAYTSVDAAEADEVRAFAVNADGPRVLAAVCSSRRVPLVHVSTDYVFPGDGSSPYEATDALRPLGAYGRTKAAGEDAVLGSGASAWVVRTSWVYGKHGANFVKTIQRLEGEREQLTVVDDQVGSPTWAADLAGGLVELARRIAAGEGPESRVLHCTGAGETSWWGFARAIFEEIGADPERVGACTTEEFPRPAPRPKYSVLSNASWRAAGLKPLRNWREALSAYFAE; encoded by the coding sequence GTGCGGCTGGCGCTGCTCGTACCCGGCGGTTCCGGTCAGCTCGGCCGGGACCTGGCGGCGCTCGCGGGTCCCGAGCTGGAGGTGGTCGCGCCGGCTTCGGCGGAGCTGGATGTGCGGTCGGCCGGATCCGTGGTGGTCGCGGTGGACGCGCTGGTTTCGCGCGCGGCCGCCTCCGGTGCGGTTCCGATCGTGGTGAACGCGTCGGCGTACACCTCGGTTGATGCCGCTGAGGCGGACGAGGTGCGTGCGTTCGCGGTGAACGCCGACGGGCCCCGGGTGCTGGCCGCGGTCTGTTCGTCGCGGCGGGTGCCGTTGGTGCACGTCTCGACGGATTACGTGTTCCCCGGTGATGGTTCCTCGCCGTACGAGGCGACGGATGCGCTGAGGCCGCTGGGCGCGTACGGGCGGACCAAGGCCGCCGGGGAGGACGCGGTGCTGGGGTCGGGGGCGTCGGCCTGGGTGGTGCGGACCAGCTGGGTTTACGGGAAGCACGGGGCCAATTTCGTGAAGACGATCCAGCGGCTGGAGGGGGAGCGCGAGCAGCTGACCGTTGTGGACGATCAGGTGGGCTCGCCGACGTGGGCTGCTGATCTGGCCGGTGGGTTGGTCGAGTTGGCCCGGCGGATTGCTGCGGGGGAGGGGCCGGAGTCTCGGGTGCTGCATTGCACCGGGGCTGGGGAGACTTCGTGGTGGGGGTTCGCGCGGGCGATCTTCGAGGAGATCGGGGCGGATCCGGAGCGGGTCGGGGCTTGTACGACGGAGGAGTTTCCGCGGCCGGCGCCTCGGCCGAAGTATTCGGTGTTGTCGAATGCTTCCTGGCGGGCGGCGGGGTTGAAGCCGTTGAGGAATTGGCGGGAGGCGTTGTCCGCGTATTTTGCGGAGTGA
- a CDS encoding glycosyltransferase family 2 protein yields the protein MTSAEPGTTVVVVTWRGAAHVTACLDALAAQTRPHRTLVVDNASDDGTAALLAAHPSRPEVVRLRRNTGYAGAMAEALRRVETPQMAWLNDDAAPEPTWLAELEDTFAEQPLAAAVTSHLELADGTTQSTGVRLTADGHGADLTEPAVEVFGFCGGAALLRTEAVRAVGGVPASFFCYYEDTDTAWRLRLAGWHVVAAPKARVRHLHGASTKPGSPLFHRWNERNRLLMLLRCAPAAVAAREVLRFAVITALLPLRRRKPGAANFQVGLRVRVLAEVLTRLPSALRERKRIDEVTALGRGAIWDAWAGL from the coding sequence GTGACCAGCGCGGAACCCGGCACCACCGTCGTCGTGGTCACCTGGCGTGGGGCAGCTCACGTCACGGCCTGCCTCGACGCCCTCGCCGCCCAGACCCGTCCACATCGGACGCTCGTCGTCGACAACGCCTCCGACGACGGCACGGCCGCCCTCCTCGCCGCGCACCCGTCGCGGCCCGAAGTCGTGCGGCTGAGGCGGAACACCGGTTACGCGGGCGCGATGGCCGAAGCCCTCCGCCGCGTCGAGACGCCGCAGATGGCCTGGCTGAACGACGACGCCGCGCCCGAACCGACGTGGCTCGCCGAGCTCGAGGACACCTTCGCCGAGCAACCGCTCGCCGCCGCCGTGACCTCGCACCTGGAGCTGGCCGACGGCACCACGCAGTCCACGGGTGTCCGCCTCACCGCCGACGGCCACGGCGCCGATCTCACCGAACCGGCCGTCGAGGTGTTCGGCTTCTGCGGCGGCGCCGCCCTGCTGCGGACCGAGGCCGTGCGCGCGGTCGGCGGGGTGCCCGCGAGCTTCTTCTGCTACTACGAGGACACCGACACCGCGTGGCGGCTGCGGCTGGCCGGCTGGCACGTCGTGGCGGCGCCGAAGGCCCGCGTCCGCCACCTCCACGGCGCCAGCACGAAGCCCGGCTCGCCGCTGTTCCACCGGTGGAACGAGCGCAACCGCCTCCTCATGCTCCTGCGCTGCGCGCCGGCGGCCGTCGCCGCGCGGGAGGTCCTGCGCTTCGCCGTGATCACGGCCCTGCTGCCCCTGCGCCGCCGCAAGCCCGGCGCGGCCAACTTCCAGGTCGGCCTCCGCGTCCGCGTGCTGGCCGAAGTGCTCACGCGGCTGCCGTCGGCGCTGCGCGAGCGCAAGCGCATCGACGAGGTCACAGCGCTCGGCCGAGGGGCGATCTGGGACGCGTGGGCGGGCCTTTAA
- the rfbB gene encoding dTDP-glucose 4,6-dehydratase: MRVLVTGGAGFIGSHYVRQVISGAYPTLGDAEVVVLDKLTYAGNEANLAPVADSPRLRFVRGDICDAPLVTDLVRGADLVVHFAAESHVDRSILGSADFVLTNVLGTQTLLQASLEAGVGKFVHVSTDEVYGSIEDGSWSEDHVLEPNSPYSASKASSDLIARSYFRTHGLPVCVTRCSNNYGPYQFPEKVIPLFVTNLLDGLKVPLYGDGLNVRDWLHVDDHCHGIQLVADGGRPGEIYNIGGGTELTNRELTGRLLEAVGVGWERVEPVTDRKGHDRRYSVDITKISGELGYAPRVSFEDGLAGTVRWYADNRAWWEPLKGRASLGTS; encoded by the coding sequence ATGCGGGTCCTGGTCACGGGCGGTGCGGGGTTCATCGGATCGCACTACGTCCGGCAGGTGATTTCGGGTGCCTACCCGACGCTGGGTGACGCCGAGGTGGTGGTGCTCGACAAGCTCACGTACGCGGGCAACGAGGCCAACCTCGCGCCGGTCGCCGACAGCCCCCGCCTGCGCTTCGTGCGCGGTGACATCTGCGACGCCCCGCTGGTCACCGACCTGGTGCGCGGTGCCGACCTGGTCGTGCACTTCGCCGCTGAGTCGCATGTGGACCGTTCGATCCTCGGGTCGGCCGACTTCGTGCTCACCAACGTGCTGGGGACCCAGACGCTGCTGCAGGCCTCGCTGGAGGCGGGCGTGGGCAAGTTCGTGCACGTGTCCACCGACGAGGTCTACGGGTCCATCGAGGACGGTTCGTGGTCGGAGGACCACGTGCTGGAGCCGAATTCGCCGTACTCGGCTTCGAAGGCGTCGTCAGACCTGATCGCGCGGTCGTACTTCCGCACGCACGGGCTGCCCGTGTGCGTCACGCGGTGCTCGAACAACTACGGGCCGTACCAGTTCCCGGAGAAGGTGATCCCGCTGTTCGTCACCAACCTCCTCGACGGCCTGAAAGTGCCCCTCTACGGCGACGGCCTGAACGTGCGCGACTGGCTCCACGTCGACGACCACTGCCACGGCATCCAGCTCGTCGCCGACGGCGGCAGGCCCGGCGAGATCTACAACATCGGCGGCGGCACGGAGCTCACGAACCGCGAGCTGACCGGCCGGCTGCTGGAGGCCGTCGGGGTCGGCTGGGAGCGCGTGGAACCCGTGACCGACCGCAAGGGCCACGACCGGCGCTACTCCGTCGACATCACCAAGATCAGCGGTGAGCTCGGTTACGCTCCGCGGGTGTCCTTCGAGGACGGTCTGGCGGGTACGGTGCGCTGGTACGCGGACAACCGCGCGTGGTGGGAGCCGCTGAAGGGCCGCGCCTCGCTCGGGACGTCCTGA
- a CDS encoding glycosyltransferase family 1 protein, producing the protein MPQLVVLAEQLLAPVPGGTGRYTAELLPALARTAPPGWTVSSVVARHRDVSAARLEGVDGPHVLPFPPRVLVGLWQLGLPWWPGGDAVHAPTPFAPPRPPAGKTMTVTVHDTVPWTHPETLTTRGVSWHRSMIARAARRASGLIVPTRAVADELAVLVDVTVPVRVVPHGVTVPTGDAPLDLPSKYVLAVGTIEPRKGIDVLIDAVAEVGDVALVLAGQPGWGGLDPVRLAASRGLTDVHVLGKVTDAELATALRGASVLAVPSLAEGFGLPLLEAMASGVPVVHTDVPALVEVAGGAGVVVPRGDATALAAGLREVLGSRDRASELVRLGRERAREFTWRAAAEAVWSAHRRRT; encoded by the coding sequence GTGCCCCAACTGGTCGTGCTCGCAGAGCAGCTGCTCGCCCCCGTCCCCGGTGGGACGGGCCGCTACACCGCCGAGCTGCTGCCCGCGCTGGCGCGCACCGCGCCACCCGGGTGGACCGTGTCGAGCGTGGTCGCGCGCCACCGCGACGTGTCCGCTGCCCGGCTTGAGGGCGTCGACGGACCGCACGTGCTGCCCTTTCCGCCGCGTGTTCTCGTGGGGTTGTGGCAGCTCGGCCTGCCGTGGTGGCCGGGCGGTGACGCCGTGCACGCGCCCACGCCGTTCGCGCCGCCGCGTCCGCCCGCGGGCAAGACGATGACGGTGACCGTGCACGACACCGTGCCGTGGACGCACCCGGAGACCCTGACGACCCGCGGCGTGAGCTGGCACCGGTCGATGATCGCGCGCGCCGCACGGCGGGCGTCGGGGCTGATCGTGCCCACGCGCGCGGTGGCCGACGAGCTGGCCGTGCTGGTGGACGTGACGGTGCCGGTGCGCGTCGTGCCGCACGGCGTGACCGTGCCGACGGGTGACGCTCCTCTGGACCTGCCGTCGAAGTACGTGCTCGCGGTCGGGACCATCGAGCCGCGCAAGGGCATCGACGTGCTGATCGACGCCGTCGCCGAGGTCGGCGACGTGGCACTGGTGCTGGCCGGCCAGCCCGGCTGGGGCGGCCTCGACCCGGTGCGGCTGGCCGCGTCGCGCGGGCTGACCGACGTGCACGTGCTGGGCAAGGTCACCGACGCCGAGCTGGCGACCGCGCTGCGGGGCGCGAGCGTGCTGGCCGTGCCGAGCCTCGCGGAGGGCTTCGGCCTGCCGCTGCTGGAGGCGATGGCGTCGGGGGTCCCGGTGGTGCACACCGACGTTCCGGCGCTGGTCGAGGTCGCGGGCGGCGCGGGGGTCGTCGTGCCGCGCGGGGACGCCACGGCGCTCGCGGCCGGTCTGCGCGAGGTGCTGGGATCTCGTGACCGCGCTTCGGAGCTCGTGCGCCTCGGCCGCGAACGGGCGCGCGAGTTCACCTGGCGCGCCGCCGCCGAAGCCGTGTGGTCCGCCCACCGCCGGCGCACGTGA
- a CDS encoding glycosyltransferase family 1 protein: MLIDATAVPADRGGVGRYVDSLVAALDQDGARLTVVCQPRDLSLYDRLAPGARVVPASPATSTRTARLTWEQATLPRLVRKLAADVVHSPHYTMPLASGAASVVTLHDATFFTDPVLHSSVKARFFRAWTVAALRRATLCVVPSQATAVELARVSPLRHADLEIIHHGVDSERFHPPSPEEIAAARAAVGIGRTPYLAFLGALEPRKNVPALIRGYARAVAGQRDAPALVLAGQPGWDTQVERALDAVPHRLRVIRAGYLPFGTLAGFLGGAELVAYPSLGEGFGLPVLEAMACGAAVLTTRRLSLPEVGGDAVAYCGVGAGDVAAAITELLADPTRRAFLSAAAQERAKEFSWATTAERHREAYAKAWDRHLRTR; this comes from the coding sequence GTGCTGATCGATGCGACCGCGGTGCCCGCGGACCGGGGTGGCGTCGGCCGGTACGTGGATTCGCTCGTCGCGGCGCTCGATCAGGACGGCGCGCGGCTCACGGTGGTGTGCCAGCCGCGGGACCTGTCGCTTTACGACCGGCTCGCGCCGGGGGCCCGGGTGGTGCCCGCGTCACCCGCGACGTCGACCCGGACAGCCCGCCTGACCTGGGAACAAGCGACGCTGCCGCGCCTGGTGCGCAAGCTCGCCGCCGACGTCGTGCACTCGCCGCACTACACGATGCCGCTCGCGAGCGGTGCTGCGTCGGTCGTGACGTTGCACGACGCGACGTTCTTCACCGACCCCGTGCTGCACTCGTCGGTGAAGGCCCGCTTCTTCCGCGCGTGGACGGTGGCCGCCCTGCGCCGCGCGACGCTCTGCGTCGTCCCGAGCCAGGCGACGGCCGTGGAGCTGGCCCGCGTGAGCCCGCTGCGGCACGCGGATTTGGAAATCATCCACCACGGCGTCGACTCGGAACGTTTTCACCCGCCGTCGCCCGAGGAGATCGCCGCGGCGCGCGCGGCCGTCGGCATCGGGCGCACGCCGTACCTGGCGTTCCTCGGGGCACTCGAGCCCCGCAAGAACGTGCCGGCGCTGATCCGCGGCTACGCCCGGGCCGTCGCCGGTCAGCGTGACGCGCCGGCGCTCGTGCTGGCCGGCCAGCCGGGCTGGGACACGCAGGTGGAGCGCGCCCTGGACGCGGTGCCGCACCGGCTGCGCGTGATCCGGGCGGGGTACCTGCCCTTCGGCACGCTGGCCGGTTTCCTCGGCGGGGCTGAACTCGTGGCCTACCCGTCCTTGGGCGAGGGCTTCGGCTTGCCCGTGCTCGAAGCCATGGCCTGCGGCGCCGCCGTGCTGACCACTCGCCGCCTGTCGCTGCCCGAGGTCGGCGGCGACGCCGTCGCCTACTGCGGCGTCGGCGCCGGTGACGTGGCCGCGGCGATCACCGAACTCCTCGCCGACCCCACCCGCCGCGCGTTCCTCTCGGCGGCCGCCCAGGAGCGCGCGAAGGAGTTCTCGTGGGCCACCACGGCGGAACGGCACCGGGAGGCATACGCGAAGGCTTGGGACCGCCACCTCCGCACCCGCTGA
- a CDS encoding glycosyltransferase family 1 protein, which yields MADRPLRVLLDGTPLLGSRTGIGRYTAALSEELASMSEVDPRAVAFTLRGWRKLRGVLPHGARARGMPVPARLLRRAWLRSQLPPVELFAGPTDVVHGTNFVLPGRFRAAGVLTIHDLAFLDAPGELAPSDRSLPELVRRGAHRADVICTPTAAVADSVAERLDVSRDKIVVTPLGVNPAWFTARPPDDGQRAKLRLPDKYLLFAGAAGPRKGLDWLARAHASAPDLPPLVFAGPGPFPRLPRSGQTGYLSDVDLRTVVAGAAALVLPSRDEGFGLPVLEAMASDVPVVCTDIPALREVAGPCATLIPYDDVDALAAALRQAVEDPHATATSTARRTHASGFTWRRCATQTVEAYHRAANR from the coding sequence GTGGCTGACCGACCGCTTCGCGTGCTGCTCGACGGCACCCCGCTCCTCGGCTCCCGCACGGGCATCGGCCGCTACACGGCCGCGCTGAGCGAGGAGCTCGCGTCGATGTCCGAAGTGGATCCCCGCGCGGTCGCGTTCACCTTGCGCGGCTGGCGAAAGCTGCGCGGTGTGCTGCCCCACGGCGCGCGGGCCCGCGGCATGCCCGTGCCCGCGCGGCTACTGCGCCGGGCGTGGCTTCGTTCGCAGCTGCCGCCGGTCGAACTGTTCGCCGGCCCCACCGACGTCGTCCACGGCACCAACTTCGTGCTGCCCGGCCGGTTCCGGGCAGCCGGCGTGCTGACGATCCACGACCTGGCTTTCCTGGACGCGCCGGGGGAACTCGCGCCGTCCGACCGCTCCCTGCCGGAGCTGGTGCGCCGCGGCGCCCACCGCGCCGACGTCATCTGCACCCCGACGGCCGCCGTCGCCGACTCCGTGGCCGAGCGCCTGGACGTCTCCCGCGACAAGATCGTGGTCACCCCGCTGGGCGTCAATCCGGCGTGGTTCACCGCCCGCCCCCCGGACGACGGCCAGCGCGCGAAGCTGCGCCTGCCCGACAAGTACCTGCTCTTCGCCGGCGCCGCCGGCCCGCGCAAGGGCCTCGACTGGCTCGCCCGCGCCCACGCCTCCGCGCCCGACCTGCCACCCCTGGTCTTCGCCGGCCCCGGCCCGTTCCCCCGCCTGCCCCGCTCGGGCCAGACGGGCTACCTGTCCGATGTGGACCTCCGCACCGTCGTCGCCGGCGCCGCCGCCCTGGTCCTGCCGTCCCGCGACGAAGGTTTCGGCCTGCCCGTCCTGGAAGCCATGGCCTCCGACGTCCCGGTCGTCTGCACCGACATCCCCGCCCTGCGCGAGGTCGCCGGCCCCTGCGCCACCCTCATCCCCTACGACGACGTCGACGCCCTCGCCGCCGCCCTCCGCCAGGCTGTCGAAGACCCCCACGCCACCGCCACCTCGACAGCCCGCCGCACCCACGCATCCGGCTTCACCTGGCGCCGCTGCGCCACCCAAACCGTCGAGGCCTACCACCGCGCCGCCAACCGTTAA
- a CDS encoding glycosyltransferase: MAQGEPLPLVSVIVVNYRGAEDTITCLRALSSDLDYEHVELICVDNASGGDDAERIRAAVPGATVLESPVNRGFAGGCNFGARHANGTVLAFLNNDARPAPAWVSAAVAQLQAQPTVAAVASKVIDWEGTGTDFVDAGLTWFGMGYKRHAGSPLADVPEAERDVAKDVLFGTGSAMFVRASVFAELGGFDERFFMFYEDVDLGWRLNLRGWRVRYVPESLAYHRHHGTMSAVDAPETGRETFLLERNALAALYKNLSDESLAKALPAALALAVRRATARGGLDPEQLNLEKGVGPVETDDVAVPRTTLAGVLAIDRFVELMPSLAESRAVEQAARTRSDADLLPLLRKALEPAYPLPDYLRAHEILVEAFGIEEVFGQRRRILVLTGDSITERMAGPAIRAWNIAATLAAEHDVHLITTNPLLSAPPAAFKVSSGKFRDLEAPVEWADVVILQGHVLELAPTLKRRHANKIVVADVYDPMHLELLEQGKGVADDQRALDLAGVTKVLDAQLERADFFLCASERQRHFWLGHLAALGRLSPRLYDADPTTQSLLAVVPFGLSPQAPVRTGPGLRASLGLGESDKVVLWAGGVYSWFDPLTLIRAMDLMRRNRDDARLVFLGMKHPNPEVAEMDIGARTIRLSDSLGLTDKHVFFNEQWVPYGERQNWLLDANCGVTTHYEHVETTFAFRTRVLDYLWAGLPIVTTDGDAFADLVRTERLGVVVPAEDAEALAAALEKALYDEEFSAGCVERIAEVARRYAWPEALKPLVEFCRDPRPAADRLPGGADLTTTAPVRGGALVRRDLDLVREYLAQGGPGELARRVGGRVVKVARNRLNRG, encoded by the coding sequence TTGGCTCAGGGGGAACCGCTGCCGCTCGTCTCGGTGATCGTCGTGAACTACCGCGGCGCCGAAGACACGATCACCTGCCTGCGGGCGCTGTCCTCCGACCTGGACTACGAGCACGTCGAGCTGATCTGCGTCGACAACGCGTCCGGTGGTGACGACGCGGAGCGCATCCGCGCCGCCGTGCCGGGTGCAACCGTGCTCGAGTCGCCGGTCAACCGCGGCTTCGCCGGCGGTTGCAATTTCGGCGCGCGGCACGCGAACGGCACCGTGCTCGCCTTCCTCAACAACGACGCTCGCCCGGCGCCCGCGTGGGTCTCCGCGGCCGTCGCCCAGCTGCAGGCGCAGCCGACCGTCGCCGCGGTGGCGAGCAAGGTCATCGACTGGGAGGGCACCGGCACCGACTTCGTCGACGCGGGCCTGACCTGGTTCGGCATGGGCTACAAGCGCCACGCGGGCAGCCCGCTGGCCGACGTGCCCGAGGCCGAGCGCGACGTGGCCAAGGACGTGCTCTTCGGCACCGGCTCGGCGATGTTCGTGCGCGCTTCGGTGTTCGCCGAGCTCGGCGGGTTCGACGAGCGGTTCTTCATGTTCTACGAGGACGTCGACCTCGGCTGGCGGCTCAACCTCCGCGGCTGGCGGGTGCGGTACGTACCCGAGTCACTCGCCTACCACCGCCACCACGGCACGATGTCGGCCGTCGACGCGCCGGAGACCGGCCGCGAGACGTTCCTGCTCGAGCGCAACGCGCTGGCCGCGCTGTACAAGAACCTCTCGGACGAATCGCTCGCCAAGGCGCTGCCCGCGGCGCTGGCGCTGGCCGTGCGGCGGGCCACCGCGCGCGGTGGGCTGGACCCCGAGCAGCTCAACCTCGAAAAGGGCGTCGGGCCGGTGGAGACGGACGACGTCGCGGTGCCGCGGACGACGCTGGCGGGCGTGCTGGCGATCGACCGGTTCGTGGAGCTGATGCCGTCGCTGGCCGAGTCGCGCGCCGTCGAGCAGGCGGCGCGCACTCGCTCGGACGCCGACCTGCTTCCGTTGCTGCGCAAGGCTTTGGAGCCCGCGTACCCACTGCCGGACTACCTGCGGGCCCACGAGATCCTCGTCGAAGCGTTCGGCATCGAGGAGGTGTTCGGCCAGCGGCGCCGGATCCTCGTGCTCACCGGTGACTCGATCACCGAGCGCATGGCCGGCCCGGCGATCCGCGCGTGGAACATCGCGGCGACGCTCGCCGCCGAGCACGACGTGCACCTGATCACCACGAACCCGCTGCTGTCGGCGCCGCCCGCGGCGTTCAAGGTCAGCTCGGGCAAGTTCCGCGATCTCGAAGCGCCCGTCGAGTGGGCCGACGTCGTGATCCTGCAGGGCCACGTGCTGGAGCTCGCGCCGACGCTGAAGCGCCGGCACGCGAACAAGATCGTGGTCGCCGACGTCTACGACCCCATGCACCTGGAACTGCTCGAACAGGGCAAGGGCGTGGCCGACGACCAGCGCGCGCTCGACCTCGCAGGCGTCACGAAGGTGCTCGACGCGCAGCTGGAGCGTGCCGACTTCTTCCTCTGCGCGTCGGAGCGGCAGCGCCACTTCTGGCTCGGGCACCTCGCCGCGCTGGGCCGGCTGTCGCCGCGCCTCTACGACGCGGACCCGACCACGCAGTCGCTGCTTGCGGTCGTGCCGTTCGGGTTGTCGCCGCAGGCGCCCGTGCGCACCGGCCCCGGCCTGCGGGCCTCGCTGGGTCTCGGCGAATCGGACAAGGTGGTGCTCTGGGCCGGCGGCGTGTACAGCTGGTTCGACCCGCTGACCCTGATCCGCGCCATGGATCTCATGCGCCGGAACCGGGACGACGCGCGGCTCGTGTTCCTCGGTATGAAGCACCCGAACCCCGAGGTGGCCGAGATGGACATCGGCGCTCGCACCATCCGCCTGTCCGACTCGCTCGGGCTCACCGACAAGCACGTGTTCTTCAACGAGCAGTGGGTGCCCTACGGCGAGCGCCAGAACTGGCTGCTCGACGCGAACTGCGGTGTGACCACGCACTACGAGCACGTCGAGACCACGTTCGCGTTCCGCACGCGCGTGCTCGACTACCTGTGGGCAGGGCTGCCGATCGTCACCACGGACGGTGACGCGTTCGCCGATCTCGTTAGGACAGAGCGGCTCGGGGTAGTCGTGCCGGCCGAGGACGCCGAGGCACTGGCCGCCGCGCTGGAGAAGGCGCTGTACGACGAGGAGTTCTCGGCGGGCTGCGTCGAGCGGATCGCGGAGGTCGCGCGCCGGTACGCGTGGCCGGAGGCGCTGAAGCCGCTGGTGGAGTTCTGCCGCGACCCGCGCCCGGCCGCCGACCGGCTGCCGGGCGGCGCGGACCTCACCACCACGGCGCCGGTGCGCGGCGGCGCGCTGGTCCGCCGCGACCTGGACCTCGTGCGTGAGTACCTCGCACAGGGCGGTCCGGGTGAGCTGGCGCGGCGCGTCGGCGGGCGGGTCGTCAAGGTCGCGCGGAACCGGCTGAACCGTGGCTGA
- a CDS encoding LCP family protein, translating to MTEWPGSPIPAQRGRVVVVALRRGGKVFLSLLSIVILALTWYGWQFIGDPQHGFTTTEIFDQPQVHAKPLDGAVDILLVGQDSRTDAQGNPLPREVLDMLHAGIADGEKQTDTMILVHIPQKGEHAIAISFPRDSYVEITGGFGKHKLNSAYVYAYNDTFKTLQNHGDTDLMDVDEKSKVAGRKNLVATLEKFIGKPGMIDRYAEVNLASFYEITKAIGGVDVCLKAPVKEKKSGVDLPAGRQTIQGVQALAFVRQRYGLQGGDLDRIARQQAFLSGLARKVLSSDVLADPVKIAQLVDAVKKSVVLSAGWDLTEFAEQMRGLTGGNVEFHTIPTQGDAVIGGADVLRVDPAQVQAEVGRLTSDGVPASSATPTASTLPGANAVTVELFDGSGTGVATQTHTLLQGKGFTLTNDTRLATRSATVLRYNPADESALALVRQALGGDLQAEPDSDVAAGHVRVLLGKDRAGTNAGPGSAVTTTSNAPVSKPVSPPPSTAPPITAGGVPCVN from the coding sequence GTGACCGAGTGGCCCGGGTCACCGATACCCGCACAGCGCGGCCGCGTCGTGGTCGTCGCACTGCGCCGCGGTGGCAAGGTCTTCCTGTCCCTCTTGTCGATCGTCATCCTCGCGCTCACGTGGTACGGCTGGCAGTTCATCGGCGATCCGCAGCACGGGTTCACGACCACCGAGATCTTCGACCAGCCGCAGGTGCACGCGAAGCCGCTCGACGGCGCCGTCGACATCCTCCTGGTCGGCCAGGACAGCCGCACCGACGCGCAGGGCAACCCGCTGCCGCGCGAGGTGCTCGACATGCTCCACGCCGGTATCGCCGACGGGGAGAAGCAGACGGACACGATGATCCTCGTGCACATCCCGCAGAAGGGGGAGCACGCGATCGCGATCTCGTTCCCGCGCGACTCCTACGTGGAGATCACCGGCGGCTTCGGCAAGCACAAGCTCAACAGCGCGTACGTGTACGCCTACAACGACACGTTCAAGACGCTGCAGAACCACGGCGACACCGATCTCATGGACGTCGACGAGAAGTCGAAGGTCGCCGGCCGCAAGAACCTCGTGGCCACGCTCGAGAAGTTCATCGGCAAGCCGGGCATGATCGACCGCTACGCCGAGGTGAACCTCGCGAGCTTCTACGAGATCACCAAGGCCATCGGCGGCGTCGACGTGTGCCTCAAGGCGCCGGTGAAGGAGAAGAAGTCCGGCGTGGACCTGCCGGCGGGCCGGCAGACGATCCAGGGCGTGCAGGCGCTCGCGTTCGTGCGTCAGCGCTACGGCCTGCAGGGCGGCGACCTCGACCGCATCGCGCGCCAGCAGGCGTTCCTGTCGGGCCTGGCCCGCAAGGTGCTCTCGAGCGACGTGCTGGCCGACCCGGTAAAGATCGCCCAACTGGTCGACGCGGTGAAGAAGTCCGTGGTGCTGTCGGCGGGCTGGGACCTCACCGAGTTCGCGGAGCAGATGCGCGGGTTGACGGGCGGCAACGTCGAGTTCCACACCATCCCCACGCAAGGCGACGCGGTGATCGGGGGCGCGGACGTGCTGCGCGTCGACCCGGCGCAGGTGCAGGCCGAGGTCGGCCGGCTGACTTCCGACGGGGTGCCCGCTTCGTCAGCCACGCCCACCGCCTCGACGCTGCCCGGCGCGAACGCCGTGACGGTCGAACTGTTCGACGGCAGCGGCACGGGTGTCGCGACGCAGACGCACACCCTGTTGCAAGGCAAGGGTTTCACGCTCACGAACGACACGCGGCTGGCCACCCGCTCGGCCACGGTGCTGCGCTACAACCCGGCCGACGAGAGCGCGCTCGCGCTCGTGCGCCAGGCGCTCGGCGGCGACCTCCAGGCCGAGCCGGACTCCGACGTCGCGGCCGGGCACGTGCGGGTGCTGCTGGGCAAGGACCGCGCCGGGACGAACGCCGGCCCGGGCTCCGCGGTGACAACGACGTCGAACGCGCCGGTTTCGAAGCCGGTCTCGCCGCCGCCGTCGACGGCTCCGCCGATCACGGCCGGCGGAGTGCCCTGCGTCAACTAG